The Plasmodium cynomolgi strain B DNA, chromosome 13, whole genome shotgun sequence DNA segment CACCTTCTTTTGCGCACGTCCTTTCGCGCACACGCCTGTTCACCGCATCGGCACTCTCGCGTGATGTCGCTCTTTACCATCCACCAAACGGGCACAGAAAATCACCGCGTCGTCCATATTCTTTATGGTTTTCTGGCTGTTCTCAAAAACATATTCGCAAAAGGTTGATACGTATAGATCTGTGTCTTCATCGATGAAGTATACATCGACCAGTAGAATGCCATTCATCACAAGGGGGACTAGCACCTTGAGAGAATGGATCCTCTCGAAAGGAGTGTagtgacaaaaaatgggaagaaacgAAAGGAAGTGAGTACTCTCGGGACTAAATCTGAATACCAACTCCATGCAAAAATTCAAACCAATGtacaaacaaattaaaattcgATACTTCTCGTTGTCTTTTCCATAGGTATACAAAAACCCAAAGATAAAAGAAATGGCAAATTGAAATATCGCTATGATAATAATTTCcacgtaaaaaaagttggTAATTTCGCTCCCAGCAAAATCTCCAAATCTgtcatatatgtatttttttttttcatttgataGTATTTCGTATGCttctcttattttattaaatcgCTCGAATGAATCTGcttctttgtttttgtcCGGATGGTACACTCTGGATAGCCTTCTGAACGACTGCTGAATTTCTGTCTTGGATGCATACGCGTTTAACTGCAGAACTTCGTACAAATTTTGATTCGTTTTTCTCAGTTCGTATATGCCCACACAGAAGAGGAGCACCAGCGCGATGTACACTCCGTACTCTCGCTTGCCTTTGTTCCACGACCTATTCGGTCCTATTAGCCACTTTGTCAGTGGCGCGATGATGATCATGTGGATGATtatctcctccattttggagTGCACGCGCCGCGCTCGTTCTTCGGTTGAGGAGCGTCACGCAGCGGCAATGCGGCGCTACGTCAAAATGGTGCTACGCCGCAATGCCGCAATGCCGCAATGCCGCAATGCCGCAATGTCGCAATGTTGCAATGTTGCAATGCCGCAATACTACAATACCGCTGCACAGCTACACCGCTTGACAGCTCAGCAGAGGCGAGCACTTCCGACGGGGGAGGACAAACGACTAGGTCGAAATGCGCATCCACGGGGGGCCCCAACGGGGAGCATACCAATGACGAAACGCAGAATGCcgcgaaaaaggggagacaaaaattacataacTCGGTTGGTGCAAAAAGTATGCATCAATGTGTTTTTCTATTTCGACAGTCAGCACAGCTAACTCAATGGCTTATACAAACACGTATACACACGCGCGTATAACCTTGCACGTGTATAACCCTGCGCTCGTACAACCCTACACGCATATAACGCTACACGGGCATAACACGTCTGTAAGTCTTCTACGTGGAAGAGTCTTCTTCACTAAAAACTCCCCCCACCTGGCAGATCATTTTAGGCAAACGTGTCACGCTCGTATGTTGCTATACGTACAAATAGAGCGCCGGAAATGCTAATGCGATGCACGAGGGCTGTAAAGGGGGTGTAAGGGAAATATGCAACTAGGCGTTCGCTCAGGTGGCCGCCTGCTGATCGTGCGCGCGGCATGCCAAACGAACAATGGAGAAAGAGGAGCTAGCCACAAGTCGCGCTAGTAGAAATGCTTATGGAGATCCAATTGGGGCCCTGGAAAGCTGGTTTTGTGCGAGCGGCCAAGCAAGCGTCCAGCGCAAAGGGCCAGCACAAAAAGTTCGCGCAAAAAGTACGGGCATACTGTCcatacaaatattttcacgTATGCTCATATAACAATACTCTCTCCCCAGAGCATATGGCAAAACATCAATTGTGTgagtaaaacaaaaaaaaaaacgaacgtAAAANNNNNNNNNNNNNNNNNNNNNNNNNNNNNNNNNNNNNNNNNNNNNNNNNNNNNNNNNNNNNNNNNNNNNNNNNNNNNNNNNNNNNNNNNNNNNNNNNNNNNNNNNNNNNNNNNNNNNNNNNNNNNNNNNNNNNNNNNNNNNNNNNNNNNNNNNNNNNNNNNNNNNNNNNNNNNNNNNNNNNNNNNNNNNNCGCCACATTTTGTGTAACGCAATGTAATCGGAAAAACATctataaaaatggaacgaaCAGATGAACGGCTAAGCAAAATGTGAGGATGCAAAACGTGAGGGAGCAAAATGTGAGGGAGCAAAATGCGAGGAAGCAAACTGCGAGGAAGCAAACTGCGAGGAAGCAAAATGCGTAAAGCATTCCTCCCGCTCGATTTCTTCATATCAGAAATCAGAAAGCGCCAAGTGAACGATGCGCAAGGAAAAGGTAAAATGTGAATCGTCAATCGTGAAACGTGAAACGTAAATCGTAAAGGCGTTATCATACATATGCGTACGATACATGCGGACGATTACGCGGCATCGTGGAAGGGTTTCCAGAACGTTTGCGTTTCTCCCGGACTGAGTATCAGTGCGGGTCGCGTCAGGTTTTCGCGGAgatgaaaaggcaaaatggcgaaatggcgaaatggcgaaatggcgaaatggcgaagtggcgaaatggcgacATGGCGAACAGACGACAtgacatgtatttttttttttaatttaaagcAAGGTGAAATGCGTTGACAATGGAGGTGGAAGCAGATCGGGCGGAAAAACTACTACGTCATAGTAGAAGACGCAACGGGAAGAAGCTTGCAAAAGAGTAGCAACTAGGTAGGGAAAACTGTAAGGCTGTTTTGGGGAACCCCC contains these protein-coding regions:
- a CDS encoding DnaJ domain containing protein (putative); protein product: MEEIIIHMIIIAPLTKWLIGPNRSWNKGKREYGVYIALVLLFCVGIYELRKTNQNLYEVLQLNAYASKTEIQQSFRRLSRVYHPDKNKEADSFERFNKIREAYEILSNEKKKYIYDRFGDFAGSEITNFFYVEIIIIAIFQFAISFIFGFLYTYGKDNEKYRILICLYIGLNFCMELVFRFSPESTHFLSFLPIFCHYTPFERIHSLKVLVPLVMNGILLVDVYFIDEDTDLYVSTFCEYVFENSQKTIKNMDDAVIFCARLVDGKVSKANNFSWREKDPYSDMTNIEKLEDDETYDKKCDKNDLFYRLLYNVVETSTEDVELKIPKKALCRRFDWSRLYTESVMEKNTEEKDFEESNASKGILFSSLLYFIGLISHLLSK